The following are from one region of the Rhizobium sullae genome:
- a CDS encoding DMT family transporter has product MNRVFYVGVSAALFAAFAFSLNFVVPFIIGDYSTFDFALVRHVVSALVGLYILFSEKRVMRHLTLRNCLQAIWLAFVGYVGYFLTVTGAAIFAGPVIAPAFLGLVPIVLMVIGNQRQGSMPWRFLMMPLALVLVGLVLVNGPAFTTEGLNSVQSLWIGVPLSLAAVGLWVWFALANQAALAARPEMPSGVWSALILVGGGVLMLAFYPVGAAMDLFQLPTLGFGWSAAGSLYVWGVSLALLVTVGGAWAWNVASRSLPVALAAQLIISETAFGVIGGLVAHTRWPTPIEVAGVVVLIAGVVLSVRIFYDRQFASGTTLLAQE; this is encoded by the coding sequence ATGAACAGGGTCTTTTATGTTGGCGTGTCAGCCGCTCTCTTTGCGGCCTTTGCCTTTTCGCTCAACTTCGTTGTGCCCTTCATCATCGGTGACTATTCCACCTTTGATTTTGCCCTAGTCCGTCACGTTGTTTCTGCGCTCGTCGGGCTTTACATCTTGTTTTCTGAGAAGCGCGTCATGCGCCACCTCACGCTTCGAAACTGCCTGCAAGCTATCTGGCTCGCCTTTGTCGGATATGTCGGCTACTTCCTGACGGTGACGGGAGCGGCCATCTTTGCCGGCCCAGTCATCGCTCCCGCCTTTCTAGGTCTGGTTCCGATCGTATTGATGGTCATCGGTAATCAGCGTCAGGGATCAATGCCATGGCGATTCCTTATGATGCCTTTGGCGCTGGTGCTGGTCGGCCTCGTTCTCGTCAATGGCCCGGCATTCACGACCGAAGGATTGAACTCTGTCCAATCGTTGTGGATTGGCGTGCCGTTATCGCTCGCTGCCGTGGGACTTTGGGTCTGGTTCGCCCTTGCCAATCAGGCTGCACTCGCCGCCCGACCAGAAATGCCCTCCGGTGTGTGGTCAGCGCTGATACTAGTCGGAGGCGGCGTCTTGATGCTGGCGTTTTATCCTGTCGGTGCCGCGATGGACCTCTTCCAGCTTCCAACATTGGGATTCGGCTGGAGTGCCGCCGGCAGCCTATATGTTTGGGGTGTGTCCCTCGCGCTGCTGGTAACCGTAGGCGGCGCCTGGGCCTGGAACGTTGCATCACGGAGCCTGCCGGTTGCCTTGGCCGCGCAATTGATCATCTCGGAAACAGCCTTCGGTGTTATCGGAGGACTTGTCGCACATACCCGCTGGCCAACCCCCATCGAAGTGGCTGGGGTGGTTGTCCTGATCGCCGGCGTTGTTCTGTCAGTGCGGATTTTCTACGATCGCCAATTCGCATCGGGAACGACATTGCTTGCGCAGGAGTGA
- a CDS encoding LysR family transcriptional regulator, whose product MDRLDAMRVLLAVVDAGSLSAGSRKLNAPLPSVSRKVADLERYLGANLIIRTSRNLQLTDAGRDYVDAARKIIADLEEVERRASGEYQTPRGLLTITMPIEFGHRYVLPIALDFMNEHPEVTLNLLSLDRSVHLANEQVDVAIRLGELVDSSLYAVKAGEFRLLTCASPAYLERHSVPQHPTELTNHDGIMFHNRSFFWSFEIDGKSVEAMPRSRIEVNTAANCVAAARNGAGIARLFDYQVPEEVSSGALVQILKDYGGRPKPIHIVYSRQGLLALKVRAFIDWMLPRLRAACSNYCDPPSPE is encoded by the coding sequence ATGGATCGGCTTGATGCAATGCGGGTTCTGCTTGCGGTGGTTGACGCCGGGAGCTTGTCGGCGGGCAGCCGGAAGCTGAATGCGCCGCTGCCGAGTGTCAGCCGCAAGGTCGCCGATCTGGAGCGATATCTCGGCGCAAACCTCATCATCCGAACAAGCCGCAACCTGCAGCTTACCGACGCCGGTCGCGACTATGTCGATGCGGCGCGCAAAATCATCGCCGATCTGGAGGAGGTCGAACGCAGGGCCTCAGGCGAATATCAAACGCCGCGGGGACTGCTCACCATCACGATGCCGATCGAGTTTGGCCACCGGTACGTTCTGCCGATCGCGCTCGACTTCATGAACGAGCATCCGGAGGTGACTTTGAACCTCCTGTCCCTCGACCGTTCTGTTCATCTCGCCAACGAGCAGGTCGACGTCGCCATCCGACTTGGTGAGTTGGTCGACAGTTCGCTCTACGCCGTCAAGGCCGGCGAGTTCCGCCTGTTGACCTGCGCAAGCCCGGCCTATCTGGAACGGCATAGCGTTCCCCAACATCCCACCGAGCTCACCAATCACGACGGAATCATGTTCCATAACCGGTCGTTCTTCTGGAGTTTCGAGATCGACGGGAAGTCTGTCGAGGCGATGCCACGCAGCCGGATCGAGGTCAACACGGCGGCCAATTGCGTCGCAGCCGCGCGAAATGGAGCCGGGATCGCCCGCCTCTTCGACTACCAGGTTCCGGAGGAAGTGTCCTCGGGCGCGCTCGTGCAGATCTTGAAGGACTACGGCGGTAGGCCCAAGCCGATCCACATCGTCTATTCGCGTCAGGGGCTACTCGCTCTCAAAGTGCGTGCCTTCATCGATTGGATGCTCCCCCGGCTTCGCGCGGCTTGCAGCAATTATTGCGATCCACCGTCACCGGAATGA
- a CDS encoding alpha/beta fold hydrolase, which translates to MTMATLRRLFAAAAMISSIATVTHAEDRSHQPRANISFIQIDNDITLRRSVVHSLDPKGTVLFLHGFPETMYAWKEVSLALADDYEVHAFDWPGFGLSSRPTTDRFSYAPMDYARVLDAYIAKAHIDRSKLTIYATDIGALPALLLGLEKPDIARTIIVGDFAPFDRPHYMYESLQKLKDRRSAAQAREQLNKNRADILENAFRRGLAKEVQFELSARFRSDMARGWSYGTLTTADAFASYYTHFTRDQQYFEANLDKLRTPVKVVWGEKDLYIKKEMGVELAERLRAELSILPDTGHYPHLQKPERTVEEVRASFR; encoded by the coding sequence ATGACAATGGCCACCCTTCGACGGCTGTTTGCCGCGGCAGCGATGATTTCCTCTATCGCGACCGTAACACATGCCGAGGACCGCTCGCATCAACCGAGGGCGAATATCAGCTTCATTCAGATCGACAACGACATCACACTGAGAAGGTCGGTCGTGCATAGTCTCGACCCGAAGGGGACCGTCCTCTTCCTGCATGGCTTCCCGGAAACGATGTATGCCTGGAAGGAAGTATCCCTAGCTCTCGCCGACGATTACGAGGTCCACGCATTCGATTGGCCCGGCTTCGGGCTCTCGTCGCGGCCGACCACGGACCGCTTTTCTTATGCGCCGATGGATTATGCGCGTGTGCTTGACGCCTACATCGCGAAGGCTCACATCGACCGGTCCAAGCTTACGATCTATGCCACCGACATCGGCGCCCTGCCGGCGCTGCTGCTGGGCTTGGAGAAGCCCGACATTGCACGAACCATTATCGTCGGCGACTTCGCGCCCTTCGATCGGCCGCATTACATGTATGAGAGCCTGCAGAAGCTGAAGGATAGGCGGTCAGCGGCTCAGGCACGGGAACAGCTCAACAAAAACCGCGCGGACATTCTCGAGAACGCCTTCAGGAGAGGGCTAGCGAAGGAGGTGCAGTTCGAGCTCTCCGCCCGGTTCAGGAGCGACATGGCGCGTGGCTGGTCCTATGGCACGCTGACGACGGCTGACGCCTTTGCGAGCTATTACACGCATTTCACCAGGGACCAGCAGTATTTCGAAGCCAATCTGGACAAGCTAAGGACTCCTGTAAAGGTGGTATGGGGCGAGAAGGATCTCTACATCAAGAAGGAAATGGGGGTAGAACTCGCCGAACGGCTCAGGGCCGAACTTTCAATTCTCCCTGACACTGGCCATTACCCTCATCTCCAGAAGCCGGAGAGGACGGTCGAGGAAGTGCGCGCTTCATTCCGGTGA
- a CDS encoding DUF2798 domain-containing protein has protein sequence MDTHFKRKIAFALSMGIVTTGLISFTLLALNLGFSRGFVLTWLRSWSIAYLIVVPAILLVGPRLQAQVDRVVR, from the coding sequence ATGGACACGCATTTCAAACGCAAGATCGCCTTCGCCTTGTCGATGGGTATCGTAACGACAGGGTTGATCTCTTTCACATTGCTCGCGCTCAATCTGGGCTTCTCAAGGGGGTTCGTCCTGACATGGCTCCGCTCGTGGAGCATCGCCTACCTCATCGTTGTCCCCGCCATCCTGCTGGTCGGCCCGCGCCTTCAGGCGCAGGTCGACCGCGTTGTCCGTTGA
- a CDS encoding SDR family NAD(P)-dependent oxidoreductase, whose amino-acid sequence MARKPLYRSRKDNRHVATAPHASCAIGLVYADRLARRGYDLVLLAHRAERPGALARVLRSETDAVIEVRVADLTREGDLKDVGAELAELDLLINNLELPTDRPLAHGRMSSLDRLLDTNITACTRLATAAARRVAQRREGAVVNVASAAGLAPEISAGANGATRAFVIALTRTMQVELIHDNVYVQLVIAAATRTDICHGIVRPNLCLA is encoded by the coding sequence ATGGCGAGGAAACCGTTATACCGATCGCGAAAGGACAACCGTCATGTCGCGACCGCGCCCCACGCATCCTGTGCGATTGGCCTGGTCTACGCCGATCGCCTGGCACGCCGCGGGTATGATCTCGTGCTGCTTGCACATCGTGCCGAACGCCCGGGCGCGCTCGCGCGCGTCCTTCGAAGCGAAACCGATGCGGTGATCGAGGTGCGCGTCGCCGATCTGACACGGGAAGGTGATCTGAAAGATGTCGGGGCCGAGCTCGCTGAGCTCGATCTCCTTATCAACAATCTGGAGCTGCCGACGGACCGGCCGCTCGCTCATGGACGCATGTCGAGTCTTGATCGGCTGCTTGATACCAACATCACGGCCTGTACACGATTGGCGACCGCTGCAGCCCGAAGGGTAGCTCAGCGCCGTGAGGGCGCGGTCGTGAATGTTGCATCGGCGGCTGGTCTGGCTCCCGAGATTTCCGCAGGTGCCAATGGCGCCACCAGAGCCTTCGTCATCGCCCTGACCCGAACGATGCAAGTCGAGCTGATACATGACAACGTCTATGTCCAACTCGTCATCGCTGCTGCCACACGGACCGATATTTGCCATGGGATTGTCCGCCCGAACCTCTGCCTAGCATGA